From the genome of Spirosomataceae bacterium TFI 002, one region includes:
- a CDS encoding DNA-binding response regulator, NarL/FixJ family, contains REC and HTH domains — MIKIAIAEDKAVIAETLQEKIELNVDFRVKIMATNGKDLLNQLADALFVDVVFMDINMPIMDGILATEYITTNHPHIKVIMCTVFDDEENIFKAIQAGASGYILKDESPARIHRYIYETIDGGAPMNPLIARKALKMIRTEPIAKSKKVDYGLSEREIELLEQLSKGITYEQIGDNLFISYSTVRTHFQNIYKKMQVHNKMEAVNKAKNENLI; from the coding sequence ATGATCAAAATAGCCATAGCAGAGGATAAGGCGGTTATTGCCGAAACACTTCAAGAAAAAATAGAATTGAATGTGGATTTTCGGGTGAAAATAATGGCAACGAATGGGAAAGACTTGCTTAATCAACTTGCCGATGCCCTTTTTGTAGATGTCGTGTTTATGGATATTAACATGCCGATTATGGACGGAATCCTTGCCACGGAGTATATTACTACCAATCATCCGCATATCAAGGTGATCATGTGTACCGTTTTTGACGATGAAGAAAACATCTTTAAAGCAATTCAGGCTGGAGCAAGTGGCTATATACTTAAGGATGAAAGTCCTGCTCGTATTCATCGATATATTTATGAAACCATTGATGGTGGTGCACCCATGAATCCACTTATTGCTCGCAAGGCACTTAAAATGATACGCACAGAGCCAATAGCGAAATCAAAAAAAGTAGACTACGGCTTGAGCGAACGAGAGATAGAACTTTTAGAACAGCTCTCCAAAGGAATCACCTATGAGCAAATCGGTGATAACTTGTTCATTAGTTACAGTACGGTCCGAACTCATTTTCAGAATATTTATAAAAAAATGCAAGTTCACAATAAAATGGAAGCCGTAAATAAAGCAAAAAACGAAAACCTTATATAA